In Camelina sativa cultivar DH55 chromosome 16, Cs, whole genome shotgun sequence, a single window of DNA contains:
- the LOC104749701 gene encoding phospholipase A1-Ialpha2, chloroplastic-like, giving the protein MALLQNPNIKHVPFLRNRNPQQTLFLPHTLSLPIFFFNSKRLVIANSSSPSLLSPVIQSSPVASSSSPPRLPVYRVLQSPCCSSGAATVLLSRVWREIQGCNNWKDLIEPLNPLLQQEITRYGNLVSTCYKAFDLNPNSKRYLNCKYGKQTLLKETEIDQPEDYRVTKYIYATPDINISPIQDQTNRRARWVGYVAVSSDDSVKRLGRRDIVVTFRGTVTNPEWLANFMSSLSPARFHPHNPRLDVKVESGFLSLYTSDESESKFGLESCRQQLLSEISRLINEYKGEEMSITLAGHSMGSSLAQLLAYDIAELGLNRRIGEGDIPVTVFSFAGPRVGNLEFKKRCEELGVKVLRITNVNDPVTKLPGVFLNENFRTLGGFYELPWSCSCYAHVGVELTLDFFDVQNISCVHDLQTYIDLLNQRRIISSRSADSKEDEDGDNFALEFLKRNGEKMMLLKEQPMMHWTNAVDLLNYVSNHMLYCNIF; this is encoded by the exons ATGGCCTTGCTCCAAAACCCTAATATAAAACATGTTCCATTTCTAAGAAACAGAAATCCACAACAAACACTCTTTCTTCCTCACACTCTCTCACTCCCTA tttttttttttaactccaaaAGACTTGTAATTGccaattcttcttctccttctctgttATCACCAGTGATTCAATCTTCTCcggttgcttcttcttcctctcctcctCGTCTTCCTGTTTATCGCGTACTGCAGTCCCCGTGCTGCTCCAGTGGGGCAGCGACTGTACTGTTATCTCGGGTTTGGAGAGAGATACAAGGATGTAACAACTGGAAAGATCTCATCGAGCCTTTAAACCCTCTTCTCCAACAAGAGATCACTCGCTATGGCAACTTAGTTTCCACTTGTTACAAAGCCTTcgatctaaaccctaattccaaACGTTACTTGAACTGCAAGTATGGCAAACAAACCCTACTTAAAGAAACCGAAATCGACCAACCTGAGGACTACAGAGTCACCAAATACATCTACGCCACACCGGACATCAACATCAGTCCGATCCAGGACCAGACGAATCGACGAGCGCGTTGGGTAGGCTATGTTGCAGTTTCATCCGATGACTCGGTGAAACGTTTAGGGAGGAGAGACATTGTGGTTACGTTTCGTGGAACGGTAACTAACCCCGAATGGTTGGCAAATTTCATGAGCTCTTTATCTCCGGCTAGGTTCCATCCCCATAACCCGCGTCTCGACGTAAAGGTGGAATCCGGATTCTTGAGTTTATACACATCCGATGAGAGTGAGAGCAAATTTGGACTTGAGAGCTGCAGACAACAGCTTCTGTCCGAAATATCGAGATTGATAAATGAGTACAAAGGAGAAGAGATGAGTATCACACTCGCGGGACATAGCATGGGAAGCTCATTGGCTCAACTTCTTGCTTATGACATCGCGGAACTAGGTCTAAACCGGAGGATCGGCGAGGGAGATATACCGGTGACCGTGTTCTCTTTCGCAGGGCCTAGGGTTGGTAACTTGGAGTTCAAAAAACGTTGCGAGGAGCTAGGAGTTAAGGTTTTGAGGATCACTAACGTCAATGATCCGGTCACTAAACTTCCTGGTGTTTTCCTCAATGAGAATTTTAGGACTTTAGGTGGCTTTTATGAGCTTCCATGGAGCTGCTCATGTTATGCTCATGTTGGGGTGGAACTCACGCTAGATTTTTTCGATGTTCAAAACATTTCTTGCGTTCACGATCTCCAAACTTATATCGATCTTTTAAACCAACGGAGAATAATAAGCTCGAGATCAGCCGATTCCAAGGAAGATGAGGACGGTGACAATTTTGCCTTAGAGTTTTTGAAGAGAAATGGCGAGAAGATGATGCTCTTGAAGGAACAACCAATGATGCATTGGACAAATGCCGTGGATCTACTTAATTATGTATCTAACCATATGTTATACTGTAATATTTTTTAG